The proteins below are encoded in one region of Onychomys torridus unplaced genomic scaffold, mOncTor1.1, whole genome shotgun sequence:
- the LOC118575151 gene encoding uncharacterized protein C17orf107-like: MKGTPSNLDTLLWVYHFHSSTEVALQPPLLSSLELAVAAAQEYLVQRFRELKSQESLESDQPPAQKATLGLVLREAATSIMSFGATLLEVQLWGVEGWEEKGECMEDQLPPLFTQGLLRNEE; this comes from the exons ATGAAGGGGACTCCCAGCAACTTGGACACCCTGCTGTGGGTCTACCACTTCCACAGCTCCACCGAG GTGGCCCTACAGCCTCCGCTTCTatcttccctggaacttgctgtggcTGCAGCTCAGGAATATCTGGTGCAAAGGTTCAGAGAACTTAAGTCCCAGGAGTCCCTGGAATCCGATCAGCCGCCTGCCCAGAAGGCCACCTTAGGGCTGGTGCTAAGAGAAGCTGCGACCAGCATCATGAGCTTTGGCGCCACCTTGTTAGAGGTGCAGCTCTGGGGGGTTGAGGGAtgggaagaaaagggggagtgcATGGAGGACCAGCTGCCACCATTATTtacccagggactcttgaggaatgaggaataa